The Gillisia sp. Hel_I_86 genome has a segment encoding these proteins:
- a CDS encoding SPOR domain-containing protein — MTIATYISDLLYRYECVILPGFGAFLSQKVSAEFNEKEQNFYPPKKQLSFNSQLKKNDGLLANYIAEVENLGYKQAVYKIEEYVQQLQLQIEKDKNFTVKNIGTFQITEEGKLQFEPLIASNFLADAFGLSSIPAISVSREVLKKQVEDIEEKAPILFTPEKRSASSYLKYAAIGILALGLTGFTGLKLYSNQVTNHNIAEQQAAESQLQQKIQQATFIIDNPLPEITFTVTNQSGDYHIVAGAFRVEENAHQKVKDLRADGHKARYIGENKYGLHQVVYSSYQTRREAINALYAVQKTNAGSWLLIQEL; from the coding sequence ATGACTATAGCAACCTATATTTCCGATTTACTTTATAGATACGAGTGTGTGATTTTGCCTGGATTCGGCGCCTTTCTATCTCAAAAGGTTTCTGCTGAATTCAATGAAAAAGAGCAAAATTTCTATCCTCCAAAAAAGCAACTTTCCTTTAATTCGCAGTTAAAGAAAAATGATGGCCTATTGGCCAACTATATTGCGGAAGTAGAGAATCTTGGATACAAACAGGCTGTCTACAAAATTGAAGAATATGTTCAACAACTTCAATTACAGATAGAAAAAGACAAAAATTTTACGGTCAAAAACATAGGGACTTTCCAGATAACTGAAGAAGGAAAACTACAATTCGAGCCGTTAATCGCAAGTAACTTTTTAGCAGATGCTTTTGGTTTATCTTCAATCCCTGCAATTTCAGTTTCCAGGGAAGTTCTTAAAAAGCAAGTTGAAGACATAGAAGAAAAAGCACCTATTTTGTTCACCCCCGAAAAAAGAAGCGCTTCATCTTACTTAAAATATGCTGCAATTGGAATCCTTGCATTAGGATTAACAGGCTTTACCGGATTAAAATTATATAGCAATCAGGTAACCAACCATAATATTGCAGAGCAACAAGCTGCGGAATCCCAACTTCAGCAAAAAATACAACAAGCCACTTTTATTATAGACAATCCGCTGCCGGAAATCACTTTTACAGTAACCAACCAGAGCGGGGATTATCATATTGTTGCCGGAGCCTTCCGTGTGGAAGAAAATGCGCATCAAAAAGTAAAAGATTTGCGTGCCGATGGTCATAAAGCAAGATACATCGGGGAGAACAAATATGGCTTGCATCAAGTAGTATACAGCAGTTATCAAACAAGAAGGGAAGCTATCAATGCGCTATATGCTGTTCAAAAAACCAACGCTGGCTCCTGGTTGCTTATCCAAGAACTTTAA
- the trpS gene encoding tryptophan--tRNA ligase, whose protein sequence is MARILTGVQSTGTPHLGNLLGAIIPAIEMANKPENDSFLFIANLHSLTQIKDAALLKENTYSIAAAWLAFGLDIEKTVFYRQSDIPQVTELSWYLSCFFPYQRLTLAHSFKDKADRLEDVNSGLFTYPMLMAADILLYDAEIVPVGKDQLQHIEMTRDVATRFHAQMGETFVIPKARAEEHIMYIPGTDGTKMSKSKDNVINLFQTDKKLRKQIMGIQTDSTPMEEPKDPDTCNVFAIYKLLGAKDQVEALKQNYLGGNYGYGHAKQALFELIVEKFSKEREKYEYYMNNPAQIDAALKKGAIKATAVATTVLDKVRTRLGY, encoded by the coding sequence ATGGCAAGAATACTTACGGGCGTACAAAGTACGGGAACCCCACACTTAGGAAATTTACTTGGAGCAATAATTCCAGCGATAGAAATGGCTAATAAGCCCGAAAATGACTCGTTTTTGTTTATTGCCAACCTGCATTCGCTTACGCAAATCAAAGACGCAGCACTACTAAAAGAAAACACATATTCTATTGCGGCAGCTTGGCTGGCATTTGGACTGGATATTGAAAAGACCGTTTTCTATAGGCAAAGTGATATCCCGCAAGTAACGGAGCTTTCATGGTATTTAAGCTGTTTTTTTCCTTACCAAAGACTTACACTTGCACATTCTTTTAAAGATAAGGCAGATAGGTTAGAAGATGTTAACTCCGGTTTATTCACTTACCCAATGCTAATGGCTGCAGATATTCTTTTATACGATGCTGAAATTGTTCCGGTTGGAAAAGATCAATTACAACATATAGAGATGACGAGGGATGTGGCAACGAGATTTCATGCTCAAATGGGGGAAACTTTTGTGATCCCAAAAGCAAGAGCAGAGGAACATATTATGTATATTCCAGGTACCGATGGTACCAAGATGAGCAAGTCCAAGGATAATGTGATCAACTTATTTCAGACAGATAAAAAATTAAGGAAACAGATCATGGGTATCCAAACCGATAGCACTCCTATGGAAGAGCCTAAGGATCCCGATACTTGTAATGTGTTTGCTATTTATAAATTACTGGGAGCCAAAGATCAAGTGGAAGCGCTTAAGCAAAACTATCTTGGTGGAAATTATGGGTATGGGCATGCAAAACAGGCACTTTTCGAATTAATTGTTGAGAAGTTCTCGAAAGAACGTGAGAAATATGAATATTACATGAACAACCCTGCCCAAATTGATGCCGCTTTAAAAAAAGGTGCGATCAAAGCCACTGCAGTGGCCACTACAGTTTTGGATAAGGTAAGAACCCGGTTAGGATATTAA
- a CDS encoding acyl-CoA thioesterase: MQAKNPKDSRTILTDLVLPSETNPLNNLFGGELLARMDRAASIAARRHSRRIVVTASVNHVAFNKAIPLGSVVTVEAAVSRAFKTSMEIFIDVWVEDRESGKRSRANEAIYTFVAVDETGTPVIVPELIPETKLETERFEAALRRKQLSLVLAGKMKPSEATELKALFE, translated from the coding sequence ATGCAAGCAAAAAACCCTAAAGATTCCAGAACTATTCTTACCGACTTGGTACTTCCAAGTGAAACCAATCCATTAAACAATCTTTTTGGAGGGGAACTTTTAGCTCGTATGGATAGAGCTGCAAGTATTGCTGCCCGTAGACACAGCCGCAGAATTGTGGTAACCGCCTCTGTAAACCACGTTGCCTTTAATAAAGCAATCCCACTAGGAAGTGTTGTAACTGTAGAAGCTGCTGTGTCCCGAGCTTTTAAGACTTCTATGGAGATCTTTATAGATGTTTGGGTGGAGGATCGCGAAAGCGGAAAACGTTCTAGGGCCAATGAAGCTATCTACACTTTTGTAGCGGTAGACGAAACAGGAACTCCTGTAATTGTACCCGAGTTAATTCCTGAAACAAAGTTGGAAACAGAGCGATTTGAAGCTGCTTTGCGAAGAAAACAATTGAGCTTGGTACTAGCAGGTAAAATGAAACCTTCTGAAGCTACCGAACTCAAGGCCTTGTTTGAATAA
- the dprA gene encoding DNA-processing protein DprA: MNDPELLSVLALHNAPNLGDSTAKKLIRHFGSAEAIFKEKPASILKIDGIGKIRLEGLFDSERFKAAEGELKFIKNNKIDCHYYQDPDYPEKLKHCIDGPILLFSRGTIDLKNRKILSIVGTRKITSSGIEFCEKLIEELSPLDPVIVSGFAYGVDITAQKAAIKNQLQTIGCLAHGLNQIYPKSHARYISQIEENGGFFTDFWSSDTFDRNNFLKRNRIIAGLSEAIVVIESAEKGGSLVTADIANSYDREVFAVPGRPSDLQSAGCLNLIKSQNAHVLTSAADLLYILNWELKPTVKEIQKQLFIELEPHEQLIYDFLQDKGKQQLDHISLNCKMPTFKAAGILLEMELKGAIRPLPGKLFEVI, from the coding sequence ATGAATGATCCTGAATTACTTTCGGTTTTAGCACTTCATAATGCCCCCAACCTCGGGGACAGCACCGCCAAGAAGTTAATTCGTCATTTTGGGTCTGCGGAAGCAATTTTTAAGGAGAAGCCAGCCAGTATATTAAAGATTGATGGCATTGGTAAAATTAGGTTGGAAGGGTTGTTCGATTCTGAGCGATTTAAAGCCGCCGAAGGGGAACTAAAATTCATAAAAAACAATAAAATCGATTGCCATTATTATCAGGATCCAGATTATCCCGAAAAACTGAAGCATTGCATCGATGGTCCTATTTTGCTTTTTTCGCGGGGAACTATCGATCTAAAAAACAGGAAAATACTGAGTATTGTTGGAACTCGAAAGATCACCTCCTCTGGTATTGAATTTTGCGAAAAACTTATTGAAGAGCTTTCACCTTTGGATCCTGTTATAGTTTCAGGCTTTGCCTATGGTGTGGATATCACCGCACAAAAGGCTGCGATTAAAAACCAACTGCAAACTATTGGCTGTCTTGCACATGGCTTAAACCAGATTTACCCTAAGTCACATGCCAGATATATTTCTCAAATCGAAGAGAATGGGGGTTTCTTTACCGATTTTTGGAGCAGCGACACTTTCGATAGAAATAATTTCTTGAAACGAAACAGAATCATTGCCGGTCTAAGCGAAGCAATAGTGGTTATAGAAAGTGCCGAAAAAGGAGGCTCCCTTGTAACAGCTGATATTGCCAATTCGTATGACAGGGAAGTGTTTGCGGTTCCTGGGAGGCCTTCAGATCTTCAAAGTGCCGGGTGCCTTAATTTAATAAAATCCCAGAATGCTCATGTATTAACCTCCGCCGCCGATTTACTATATATTCTAAATTGGGAGCTCAAGCCTACGGTAAAGGAAATTCAGAAACAGTTGTTCATAGAGTTGGAACCTCATGAACAATTGATTTATGATTTTCTTCAAGATAAGGGCAAACAACAATTAGATCATATTTCCCTAAATTGTAAGATGCCCACATTTAAAGCCGCGGGAATTTTACTGGAAATGGAACTAAAAGGAGCCATTAGGCCTTTGCCCGGAAAACTCTTTGAAGTTATTTAA